A genomic window from Triticum urartu cultivar G1812 chromosome 7, Tu2.1, whole genome shotgun sequence includes:
- the LOC125523248 gene encoding uncharacterized protein LOC125523248, protein MAVKLTLPPAELLSQVAKLGSLLVLLLLALLLPAFLRVAYGYLLFNGIVLALGIQAFVGSTASIADESSSPGQAVAPVGVAASPFQRAGSVRPDDRTAVADDDRVVVPAFVASNIIELKIKTKEVVLKKCPSTASIFFLSALNGSQAGGEEKGRQEEQDDFEVDLDGDVTMSRQELFANTERFIGNFRKELRMQRQ, encoded by the coding sequence ATGGCGGTCAAGCTCACACTCCCACCGGCAGAACTGCTCTCCCAGGTGGCCAAGCTGGGCTCCCTCCTCGTCCTTCTCCTTCTCGCGCTGCTGCTGCCCGCCTTCCTCAGGGTCGCCTACGGCTACCTCCTCTTCAACGGCATCGTCCTCGCGCTGGGCATCCAGGCCTTCGTCGGCAGCACAGCTTCCATCGCCGACGAGTCTTCGAGTCCCGGTCAGGCTGTCGCGCCTGTCGGTGTCGCGGCCTCGCCGTTCCAGAGGGCTGGATCAGTCCGTCCCGACGACCGGACGGCGGTTGCTGATGATGATCGTGTGGTGGTTCCTGCCTTTGTGGCCAGTAATATAATCGAGCTCAAGATCAAGACCAAGGAGGTGGTGCTGAAGAAGTGCCCGTCGACGGCGAGCATCTTCTTCCTCAGCGCGCTGAACGGCAGCCAGGCCGGCGGAGAGGAAAAGGGACGGCAAGAGGAGCAGGATGATTTTGAGGTCGACTTGGACGGCGACGTGACGATGAGTCGGCAGGAGCTGTTCGCCAACACGGAGAGGTTCATCGGCAACTTCCGCAAGGAGCTCAGGATGCAGAGGCAGTAG